In the Nilaparvata lugens isolate BPH chromosome 9, ASM1435652v1, whole genome shotgun sequence genome, one interval contains:
- the LOC120353019 gene encoding uncharacterized protein LOC120353019 — protein MSVCSMATLWSINDKMISSSNLRRSASRSVVEQGLSARKVQNPPSANPLIARRLKSILLQKRDVFVLVLDILASNVSTLLTAPPRVTPLLRVVTLFSMFFYCWFSMRNLSHKFSFKYEWTI, from the exons ATGTCTGTATGTTCTATGGCTACATTATGGAGCATCAATGACAAAATGATCTCTTCATCT AACCTTCGCAGAAGTGCATCGAGATCGGTTGTGGAACAAGGCCTATCGGCACGCAAAGTGCAGAACCCACCTAGTGCAAACCCACTTATTGCAAGAAGATTGAAGAGCATCTTACTCCAGAAAAGAGATGTGTTTGTGCTAGTGCTAGATATCCTTGCTAGTAACGTCTCAACACTCCTAACAGCCCCACCTAGGGTAACACCCTTACTTAGGGTGGTAACACTGTTTTCTATGTTCTTCTACTGTTGGTTTTCAATGAGAAATCTGAGTCATAAATTCAGCTTTAAATACGAGTGGACTATATGA
- the LOC120353117 gene encoding formin-like protein 20 — translation MSRLTQNNPGVGPFVSQLLISPPPPVTPPPQPVTPPPPPVIQPPPTNHPTATSPHHHRQSPHYYHQSSSRRQSSHRPRPRRLQFGSSPSSHQSASPQDPIIQTSTRNRVIPRVPTPPTPLENWVLANLEENLRNWGLLNSGQNQTPTPASPSQELESLAGLSFYPEDDPPPPYNPEWGVAFRDRQQQAGSPPPAEEVLDYEMDEEDRCKTLRVLTALSVVQPIPLPMVQPLALPVGQHPQIKSLLMERT, via the exons ATGAGCCGCCTCACACAAAATAATCCAGGGGTCGGCCCATTTGTCAGCCAGCTCCTCATCTCGCCCCCaccaccagtcaccccaccaccacaaccagtcaccccaccaccGCCGCCAGTCATCCAACCACCACCCACCAATCATCCAACCGCCACCAGTCCCCACCACCACCGCCAGTCACCCCACTACTACCACCAGTCATCCAGCCGCCGCCAATCATCCCACCGGCCGAGGCCAAGACGGCTTCAATTTGGCAGTAGCCCCTCATCACACCAATCAGCCTCACCGCAGGATCCAATAATACAAACTTCCACAAGGAACAGGGTGATCCCTAGAGTTCCCACGCCTCCCACGCCTCTCGAGAACTGGGTGCTAGCAAACTTGGAGGAGAACCTTAGGAACTGGGGATTGCTGAATTCTGGACAAAACCAGACTCCAACGCCAGCTTCCCCTTCACAAGAATTGGAGTCTCTAGCCGGATTGAGCT TTTATCCTGAGGATGATCCACCTCCTCCTTACAACCCTGAGTGGGGAGTTGCCTTCAGAGACAGACAACAGCAAGCAGGCAGTCCTCCACCTGCCGAGGAGGTTTTAGACTATGAAATGGATGAAGAGGATCG ATGTAAAACATTGAGGGTGCTAACAGCTCTGTCAGTGGTCCAGCCAATACCTCTGCCAATGGTCCAGCCATTAGCTCTACCAGTGGGTCAGCATCCGCAAATCAAATCTTTGTTGATGGAGAGGACATAA